One Streptomyces formicae genomic window, AGTCCCACACGGCCACGCGGATCCCCTCCGGGGAGGAGGAGCGGAGGCGGAGGGCGTAGGGGCCGTCGGTGTGGCAGTGCGCGTTGTTGAGGAGTTCTCCTGCGAGGAGTTCGGCGGTGGGGGTGAGTTCGCCGAGTCCGTACGTCCCGAGGACCGCGCGGAGTGTGGCTCGGGCGATTCCCGGGGCGCGGGGATCGTGGGGGAGTTGGAGGGTGTAGGTCCAGGGCGGGACTACGGTTGTCATGGGATCGCCTTTCACGTCGGGGAGTTGCACGGTGTTGCCCAGTGACGGTGCCGCTCCGTCGAGCGGGGTACTTCCGGGCGAGTGGCCTGAGACACAGGCTAGGGATGCGCAAATACAATTTGCGCCCATTCCATGGAATGCAGTGCACAATCCCTCGTGTGAGTGACGAACCGAGCTGTCCCTAGGAGGAGTTGCATGGCCGGGAGGTCAGCGCCCACGGTCCGCCGCATCCGCGTCGCCACGGAACTTCGGCGACTCCGCGAGCATGCGGGGATAACCGCGACCGAGGCCTCGCGCGTCCTCGGGACCAGCCAGGGGCAGCTCAGCAACGTCGAGACCGCACGCTTCGGCGTGAGCGCGGCCCGCGTCCGTGCGATGGCTCGCAGCTACGACTGCTCGGACCAGGCCTTCATCGATGCCCTCGTCAACATGGCCGAGGACCGCACGCGCGGCTGGTGGGAGGAGTACCGCGAGATCCTGCCCGCCGGGCTGTTGGACCTCGCCGAGGTCGAGCACCACGCCACGCGCCTGAGTACCGCCGTCACCGTGCACATCCCCGGCCTGCTCCAGACCACCGACCACGCCCGCGAGCTGTTCCTCCAGGTCGTCCCCGAGCTCCCGCCCCCGGAGGTGGAACACCGGGTGTCGTTCCGCATCAAACGGCAAGCGGTCCTCTTCCGGGACCCGCCGACCCCGTATCGGGCGATCATCCACGAGGCCGCCCTGCGGATGCAGTTCGGCGGACCTGCCGTGACCAAGCGGCAGCTGCTCCACCTGCTGGAGATGAGCGAGCGCGAGCGCGTCACGATCCAGGTGCTCCCGTTCGCCGCCGGTTCCTTCCCGGGATCGGGGCAGTCCCTCTTCTACTCCGGTGGCGCCGTCCCCCGGCTCGACACCGTCCACCTCGATCAATCGCACGGCCCCGTGTTCCTCGACGCCGAGGCTCAGCTCTGCAAGTACCGCGTACTCCTTGAACGTATGGAAGCCCAAGCGCTCCCGCCCACGCAGTCGCAAGACCTCATCCGCAGCATCGTCCAGACCTTGTGAAGGGAACCGAGATGACCATGCTCATGTGGCAGAAGTCCTCCTACTGCGGCGAGGGCGACTCGTGCGTACATGTCGCAGCGACAGCGACCGGCACGGTCCATCTCACCGAAAGCAGCGACCCCACCACCGCGATACTCCACACCACCCCCACGGCCTTCGCCGCCCTGCTCCGCACCGCGAAGGCGCGGCCCGCGGGCGCCGGGACGGCATGAGCCCCACCGGCACAGAAAGGACGCAGACCCCAGCCATGACCGAGAAGCCCCGCATCCCCACCGACCTCGACTGGACCCGCGCCGCCCCCGAGGACGAACAGGGCCCAGGGCCCTGGATCGAGATCGCCTTCGGCAAGGACGACGACGCCGTCTACCTCCGCGAGACCAGCGACCCGGACAACATCGTCACGACCAACCGCAAGAAGTGGGACGCCTTCGTACTCGGCGTACAGGCGGGCGAGTTCGACCACTTCGTGGAGGGCGTGGACAGCGTGGAAGGGCACTGACCTCTACGAACCTCTACTGACCTCCACACCGGCCTCCAAGGAAAACCAGTACTGGCACCCCGCCCACCCCCTGCTACCGTCCCGCCATGTCCGGACCAAGAGAACCCGTCACCCCCGCAGACGTCACCCACGCCGTCCGCCTCGCCGTAGCCACCCTCCGCCAGGCCCCGCCCGACGCCGACTGGAGCGTCAAGGCGGGCGGCATCGAATGGGACTGCTGGGAGACCGTCGAGCACCTCGCCGACGATCTGTTCGCGTACGCCGCTCAGCTCGGGCCCGAGACGCCGCCCCTGGACGGGGATGTGCCCTTCCTCTGGTACCACCGCAGGGAAGGCGGCCCCTCCAACGTCACCTTCGCGGACCGCGAGTCCGGCGTTCCCGGGCTGCTCCAGGTCCTGGAGTCGTGCGGGGCGCTCCTGACCGGCATGGTCGCGACCACCGCGCCGACGGTCCGGGCCCACCACGCGTGGGGCGCATCCGACCCGGAGGGCTTCGCCGCGATGGGGATCGTGGAGACCCTCGTCCATACGTACGACATCGTCGGCGGCCTCGGCATCCGCGACGCCTGGCGCCCGCCCGCCGACCTCTGCGCACGCGTCCTGCACCGCCTCTTCCCCGACGCCCCCACCGACACCGCCCCCTGGCCCACCCTCCTGTGGGCGACCGGACGCGGCGAGCTCCCGGGGCGGGCCCGGCTCACCACGTGGCGCTGGTACGGGGAGGCCGGGGACTGACCCCGGTCCCCGGAGGCACCCGCTCCGGTATGCCGGGACACGTCCCGGGAGCACGTCCCAGGAGCACGTCCCAGGCGAGGAGTGTTCTCGCAGGTCAGAGATAGTTCTGGCATTCCAGTGTCCCCCGTCGTCCAGCTTTCCTTGCCCCGGGTCCAGGCCGACCGCTTCGCTGTTTCCAGGGCCGGTCACCACGGCCTCGTACCGCCACCGCCCGGCCGCTCGGATCACCAACGGGCGCGGCTCGGCACCACCAACCTGACGGGGACACCATGAAGATCGCGCACGCCTCGAAGACCCTTCTCGCCGGCCTCGCGCTGCTCGGCTCGCTCTCACTCACCGCGTGCAACGGTGACGACGGCACGGACGCCGCGGGCTCCGGCGACTCGGTGCCGAGCGCGTCGGCGGGCCAGGACGCCGGCAAGGGGACCGGCGGCAGCGAGACGGGCGGCAACGGTACGGGCGGCAGCGGCGGCTCCTCGGACGGCAAGGGCACCGGCTCGGGCGGCACGGGCGGCTCGGGCGGTAGCGACACCGGCACCGCCGCCGGTACCGGCTCCAACGAGAACGGCAAGGTCGGCATCTGCCGCAGCGACGAGCTCGAGGTCTCCGCCGTGGACAACACGATCGGCAAGGAAGGCACCGTCACCGTCGCCTTCAAGAACGGCGGCGGCCGCGACTGCACCATCAACGGCTTCGCGGGCGTCGACCTGAAGACGGCGGCGGGCGACACCATCGCCGGGGAGCGCAACGACGAAAAGCCGCGGACCGACGTCCTCAAGGACGGCGAGACCGCCGCCTTCAACATCGGCTTCCCGGTGAACGACTCCGGCGGCTCCGGCGTACGCGTCTCCAAGATCCTGGTGACCCCGCCGAACGAGACCAAGACGGTCACCGTCGACTGGCCCGCGGGCTCCCTCCCGGCCGAGAACCCGGACTCCCAGGCCCTCACCGGGCCGATCATGCTCAGCCCGGTCGGCAAGGTCAGCGACTCCCCGGCCGGCTGACCACCCGTATCACCCGCATCGCCCGAGTGACCCTTGTGGCCTGGGAGAACTCCCCGGTCACAAGGGTCGAACCCGCTCCCCCCACATCCCCCGCAGCCGATTGACGCGTCCCCAACCTTCCCCGAAGGTAGGGGAATTGGGCGTTATGCGACTGCCGGGCGCAGCCGCACGGCCGCACGGCTGGGGGGAGCCGACGATGGAACCCAGTGACCGGCATGCCACCGGACCGGGCGACGACGACACCACTCCGGGCCGGTTCGGTCCACCGCCCCCGATGCCCCCGCCGCCCCTGCTGCCGCCCCTCCCACCAAACCCGCCGCACGCATCACACGCGTCACACGCGTCACACGCGTCACTTCCGCCACACGCGGCGCTCCCGCCCGAAACCGGCCACCCCCTCACGCCCCTAGCCGTAGCCCTCCTCAACCTCACCGGACTCGGCCTCGGTTTCGTCCTGATACGGCGCTGGTTTCCAGCCATCCTCTGCTGCGCCGCGACCGCCGCTCTCCTCTTCATCGCGCTGCCCGCCGACGTCGACGGCGTCCCCGGCGGCGTACTCCTCGCCTACCTCGCCCTCCTGGTCATCGCCGCCGCCACAGGCGCCCGCCTGGCGACCCGGACGTCCGGCCGCGGGCGCGTGCGCGGCCCGCTCGCCGTCGGG contains:
- a CDS encoding ATP-binding protein — encoded protein: MTTVVPPWTYTLQLPHDPRAPGIARATLRAVLGTYGLGELTPTAELLAGELLNNAHCHTDGPYALRLRSSSPEGIRVAVWDSNPEIPPGFGEDDRAFDRQPPETAEDGRGLHIVRACADRWGAYGMGAGHAGKLLWAEVTPGSGR
- a CDS encoding helix-turn-helix domain-containing protein, whose product is MAGRSAPTVRRIRVATELRRLREHAGITATEASRVLGTSQGQLSNVETARFGVSAARVRAMARSYDCSDQAFIDALVNMAEDRTRGWWEEYREILPAGLLDLAEVEHHATRLSTAVTVHIPGLLQTTDHARELFLQVVPELPPPEVEHRVSFRIKRQAVLFRDPPTPYRAIIHEAALRMQFGGPAVTKRQLLHLLEMSERERVTIQVLPFAAGSFPGSGQSLFYSGGAVPRLDTVHLDQSHGPVFLDAEAQLCKYRVLLERMEAQALPPTQSQDLIRSIVQTL
- a CDS encoding DUF397 domain-containing protein, whose protein sequence is MTMLMWQKSSYCGEGDSCVHVAATATGTVHLTESSDPTTAILHTTPTAFAALLRTAKARPAGAGTA
- a CDS encoding DUF397 domain-containing protein, whose amino-acid sequence is MTEKPRIPTDLDWTRAAPEDEQGPGPWIEIAFGKDDDAVYLRETSDPDNIVTTNRKKWDAFVLGVQAGEFDHFVEGVDSVEGH
- a CDS encoding DUF4232 domain-containing protein, with product MKIAHASKTLLAGLALLGSLSLTACNGDDGTDAAGSGDSVPSASAGQDAGKGTGGSETGGNGTGGSGGSSDGKGTGSGGTGGSGGSDTGTAAGTGSNENGKVGICRSDELEVSAVDNTIGKEGTVTVAFKNGGGRDCTINGFAGVDLKTAAGDTIAGERNDEKPRTDVLKDGETAAFNIGFPVNDSGGSGVRVSKILVTPPNETKTVTVDWPAGSLPAENPDSQALTGPIMLSPVGKVSDSPAG